The proteins below come from a single Streptomyces sp. B3I8 genomic window:
- a CDS encoding AlpA family transcriptional regulator → MTQDRLWSYKEIAAHIRVQPATVRSYRKHGLLPPPDHTEGGKPYWYAETVRAWVAARPGNRGRRNQ, encoded by the coding sequence ATGACCCAGGACCGACTCTGGTCGTACAAGGAGATCGCCGCGCACATCAGGGTGCAGCCGGCCACCGTGCGGTCCTACCGCAAGCACGGACTGCTGCCGCCACCCGACCACACGGAGGGCGGGAAGCCGTACTGGTACGCCGAGACCGTCCGCGCGTGGGTCGCGGCCCGCCCCGGCAACCGGGGCCGGCGGAACCAGTAG
- a CDS encoding heavy-metal-associated domain-containing protein has protein sequence MTSTGDTTTGVTTVYKVSGMSCGHCEGAVGSEISELDGVSSVKAVASTGEVTVVSAAPLEEAAVRAAVDEAGFELVGTL, from the coding sequence ATGACTTCCACCGGCGACACCACGACCGGCGTCACCACCGTCTACAAGGTGAGCGGCATGAGCTGCGGGCACTGCGAGGGTGCCGTCGGAAGCGAGATCTCCGAACTGGACGGGGTCAGCTCCGTCAAGGCCGTCGCCTCCACCGGTGAGGTCACCGTCGTCTCCGCCGCCCCGCTCGAGGAGGCCGCCGTCCGCGCCGCGGTGGACGAGGCCGGATTCGAGCTCGTCGGCACCCTCTGA
- a CDS encoding citrate synthase codes for MSDNSVVLRFGDGEYTYPVVDSTVGDKGFDIGKLRAQTGLVTLDSGYGNTAAYKSAVTYLDGEQGILRYRGYPIEQLAERSTFLEVAYLLINGELPTVDQLSTFKTEITQHTLLHEDVKNFYKGFPRDAHPMAMLSSVVSALSTFYQDSHNPFDEKQRDLSTIRLLAKLPTIAAYAYKKSIGHPFVYPRNDLGYVENFLRMTFSVPAQEYDLDPVVVSALDKLLILHADHEQNCSTSTVRLVGSSQANMFASISAGISALWGPLHGGANQSVLEMLTGIQESGGDVDTFIRKVKNKEDGVRLMGFGHRVYKNFDPRAKIIKAAAHDVLSALGKSDELLDIALKLEEHALSDDYFTERKLYPNVDFYTGLIYRAMGFPTEMFTVLFALGRLPGWIAQWTEMIKEPGSRIGRPRQIYTGVVERDFVPVEQR; via the coding sequence GTGAGCGACAACTCTGTAGTACTGCGGTTCGGCGACGGCGAATACACCTACCCGGTGGTCGACAGCACCGTCGGCGACAAGGGCTTCGACATCGGCAAGCTCCGCGCCCAGACCGGTCTGGTAACCCTGGACAGCGGCTACGGCAACACCGCCGCCTACAAATCCGCCGTCACCTATCTCGACGGCGAGCAGGGCATCCTCCGGTACCGCGGCTACCCGATCGAGCAGCTCGCCGAGCGGTCGACCTTCCTGGAGGTCGCCTACCTGCTCATCAACGGTGAGCTGCCGACCGTCGACCAGCTCTCCACGTTCAAGACCGAGATCACGCAGCACACGCTGCTGCACGAGGACGTCAAGAACTTCTACAAGGGCTTCCCGCGCGACGCCCACCCGATGGCCATGCTGTCCTCGGTGGTCTCCGCGCTGTCCACCTTCTACCAGGACAGCCACAACCCGTTCGACGAGAAGCAGCGCGACCTCTCCACGATCCGCCTGCTCGCCAAGCTCCCGACGATCGCGGCGTACGCGTACAAGAAGTCGATCGGTCACCCGTTCGTCTACCCGCGCAACGACCTCGGCTACGTCGAGAACTTCCTGCGCATGACCTTCTCCGTGCCGGCCCAGGAGTACGACCTCGACCCGGTCGTCGTCTCCGCGCTGGACAAGCTGCTCATCCTGCACGCGGACCACGAGCAGAACTGTTCGACCTCCACCGTGCGCCTGGTCGGCTCCTCGCAGGCGAACATGTTCGCCTCGATCTCCGCCGGCATCTCCGCCCTGTGGGGCCCCCTGCACGGCGGCGCCAACCAGTCCGTCCTGGAGATGCTCACGGGTATCCAGGAGTCCGGCGGCGACGTCGACACCTTCATCCGCAAGGTGAAGAACAAGGAGGACGGCGTCCGGCTGATGGGCTTCGGCCACCGGGTCTACAAGAACTTCGACCCGCGCGCCAAGATCATTAAGGCTGCCGCGCACGACGTGCTCTCCGCCCTCGGCAAGTCCGACGAGCTGCTCGACATCGCGCTCAAGCTGGAGGAGCACGCGCTCTCCGACGACTACTTCACCGAGCGCAAGCTCTACCCGAACGTCGACTTCTACACCGGTCTGATCTACCGGGCCATGGGCTTCCCGACCGAGATGTTCACGGTCCTGTTCGCCCTCGGCCGGCTCCCCGGCTGGATCGCCCAGTGGACCGAAATGATCAAGGAGCCCGGCTCCCGCATCGGCCGCCCGCGCCAGATCTACACGGGCGTGGTCGAGCGCGATTTCGTCCCGGTCGAGCAGCGCTGA
- a CDS encoding alpha/beta fold hydrolase encodes MDLRLSRARRLLRGPRRLAAALAAVVVLAGAGTWTAAASDDAPAVHVSDAALPMGGGVRLDTSYFTAGPAGRRPAVLLAHGFGGSKEDVRGQAEDLARDGYAVLTWSARGFGRSTGKIGLNDPEAEVADVSRLLDWLADRPEVRLDKAGDPRVGMAGASYGGAISLLAAGYDDRVDAIAPSITYWNLSDALFPNGVFKKLWTSLFLNSGGGCARFEPALCRMYQRVAESGKPDAEARALLTARSPQKVGDRIEVPTLLTQGQTDSLFPLGQADAAAKAIRANGAPVDVDWISGGHDGGNMETARVEGRVTSWFDRYLKGDKGADTGPAFRVTRTGGVDSTDGETLLRGASEDRYPGLASGPRAIPLTGGEQRFDNPAGAGPPAISALPGLGDSGGLSQLSSLGVGVSLDFPGQFAAFESAPLTRDLQVTGSPTATVHVRSTGEDAVLFAKVYDVAPGDSRPGLPAQLVTPIRVEDARRGKDVTLTLPAVDHEWRKGHRLRLVLSSTDLAYASPTHPATYTAALEGELTVPTAPGVRTADTPLPSWVWWLPLAGAALAAALLLTARRRTTAPAPDPALAGVPLEITGLSKRYAKSADRYAVKDVSFRVERGQVLGLLGPNGAGKTTTLRMLMGLITPDDGEIRVFGHAVRPGASVLSRVGAFVEGAGFLPHLSGRDNLRLYWQATGRPAEDAHLREALEIAGLSDEALARAVRTYSQGMRQRLAIAQAMLGLPDLLILDEPTNGLDPPQIREMREVMIRYAAAGRTVIVSSHLLAEVEQSCTHLVVMDRGRLVQAGPVGEITGAGDTLLVGTQTPVGEPLAEKVAALPGITSAVAVEGGLLVGLEPDGSVPRLVAELVRLEVPVASVGPHRRLEDAFLTLIGGSA; translated from the coding sequence ATGGATCTTCGACTGTCCCGCGCCCGGAGGCTGCTGCGGGGGCCGCGGCGGCTGGCGGCCGCCTTGGCCGCCGTCGTCGTGCTCGCCGGCGCGGGGACGTGGACGGCCGCCGCGTCCGACGACGCGCCGGCCGTCCACGTGAGCGACGCGGCGCTGCCCATGGGCGGCGGAGTCCGCCTGGACACCTCCTACTTCACCGCCGGCCCCGCCGGCCGCCGCCCCGCCGTCCTGCTGGCGCACGGCTTCGGCGGCAGCAAGGAGGACGTGCGCGGCCAGGCCGAGGACCTCGCCCGCGACGGCTACGCCGTGCTCACCTGGTCCGCCCGCGGCTTCGGCCGGTCCACCGGGAAGATCGGGCTGAACGACCCCGAGGCCGAGGTCGCCGACGTCTCCCGCCTCCTCGACTGGCTCGCCGACCGCCCCGAGGTGCGGCTGGACAAGGCGGGCGACCCCCGCGTCGGCATGGCCGGCGCCTCCTACGGGGGCGCGATCTCGCTGCTCGCCGCCGGGTACGACGACCGGGTCGACGCCATCGCCCCGTCGATCACGTACTGGAACCTCTCGGACGCCCTGTTCCCGAACGGCGTCTTCAAGAAGCTGTGGACGAGCCTGTTCCTCAACTCCGGCGGCGGCTGCGCCCGGTTCGAGCCCGCGCTGTGCCGGATGTACCAGCGCGTCGCCGAGTCCGGGAAGCCCGACGCCGAGGCCCGCGCCCTGCTGACCGCGCGCTCCCCGCAGAAGGTCGGCGACCGCATCGAGGTGCCCACCCTGCTGACCCAGGGCCAGACCGACTCCCTCTTCCCGCTCGGCCAGGCCGACGCCGCGGCGAAGGCGATCAGGGCCAACGGCGCCCCGGTCGACGTCGACTGGATCAGCGGCGGCCACGACGGCGGGAACATGGAGACAGCCCGCGTCGAGGGCCGCGTGACGTCCTGGTTCGACCGCTACCTCAAGGGCGACAAGGGCGCCGACACCGGCCCGGCCTTCCGCGTCACCCGCACCGGCGGCGTCGACTCCACCGACGGCGAGACCCTGCTGCGCGGGGCGAGTGAGGACCGGTACCCGGGCCTGGCGAGCGGACCGCGCGCGATCCCCCTCACCGGCGGCGAACAGCGCTTCGACAACCCGGCCGGCGCCGGCCCGCCCGCCATCTCCGCCCTGCCCGGCCTCGGCGACTCGGGCGGACTGTCCCAGCTCTCCTCCCTCGGTGTCGGCGTCTCCCTCGACTTCCCCGGCCAGTTCGCGGCGTTCGAGTCCGCGCCGCTCACCCGGGACCTGCAGGTCACCGGCTCGCCCACCGCGACCGTCCACGTGCGCTCCACCGGCGAGGACGCCGTCCTGTTCGCCAAGGTGTACGACGTCGCCCCCGGCGACTCCCGGCCCGGGCTGCCCGCGCAACTGGTCACCCCGATCCGGGTCGAGGACGCCCGCCGCGGCAAGGACGTCACGCTCACCCTGCCCGCCGTCGACCACGAGTGGCGCAAGGGCCACCGGCTCCGGCTGGTGCTGTCCTCCACCGACCTCGCCTACGCCTCTCCGACCCACCCCGCCACGTACACCGCCGCCCTCGAGGGCGAACTGACGGTCCCGACCGCCCCCGGCGTGCGCACCGCCGACACCCCGCTGCCCTCCTGGGTGTGGTGGCTGCCGCTCGCCGGGGCCGCGCTCGCGGCGGCCCTGCTGCTCACCGCCCGCCGCCGCACCACCGCCCCGGCCCCTGACCCCGCACTGGCCGGCGTGCCCCTGGAGATCACCGGCCTGAGCAAGCGGTACGCCAAGTCCGCCGACAGGTACGCCGTCAAGGACGTCTCCTTCCGCGTGGAGCGCGGCCAGGTGCTCGGCCTGCTCGGCCCGAACGGCGCCGGCAAGACCACCACCCTGCGCATGCTGATGGGCCTGATCACCCCGGACGACGGCGAGATCCGCGTCTTCGGCCACGCCGTCCGCCCCGGCGCCTCCGTACTGTCCCGGGTGGGCGCCTTCGTCGAGGGCGCCGGCTTCCTGCCGCATCTGTCCGGCCGGGACAACCTGCGGCTGTACTGGCAGGCCACCGGCCGCCCGGCCGAGGACGCGCACCTTCGGGAGGCGCTGGAGATCGCCGGGCTGAGCGACGAGGCGCTGGCCCGCGCGGTGCGCACGTACTCGCAGGGCATGCGCCAGCGCCTGGCCATCGCCCAGGCCATGCTCGGCCTGCCGGACCTGCTGATACTCGACGAACCCACCAACGGCCTGGACCCGCCGCAGATCCGCGAGATGCGCGAGGTGATGATCCGGTACGCGGCGGCCGGCCGCACGGTGATCGTCTCCAGCCATCTGCTGGCCGAGGTCGAGCAGTCCTGCACACATCTGGTCGTCATGGACCGCGGCCGACTGGTCCAGGCCGGCCCGGTCGGCGAGATCACCGGCGCCGGGGACACCCTGCTCGTCGGCACGCAGACACCCGTCGGCGAGCCGCTGGCGGAGAAGGTCGCCGCCCTGCCCGGCATCACCTCGGCCGTGGCCGTCGAGGGCGGGCTGCTGGTCGGGCTGGAGCCGGACGGCAGCGTGCCGCGGCTGGTCGCCGAACTCGTCCGCCTGGAGGTCCCCGTGGCGTCGGTGGGCCCCCACCGCCGCCTGGAGGACGCCTTCCTGACCCTGATCGGAGGCTCGGCATGA
- a CDS encoding cation-translocating P-type ATPase, translating into MTSTTAPGPATGTPAPDDTSRAEVELLIGGMTCASCAARVEKKLNRMEGVTATVNYATEKAKVAYPTEVAVDDLIATVVRTGYTAREKTPPPPPEPRPRQGDAPQAAQAGGEAPGSGGPGAELASLRQRLVISALLAAPVVLFAMVPALQFDNWQWLSLTLAAPVVVWGGLPFHRAAYTNVRHGAATMDTLVSLGTLAAFGWSLWALFRGDAGMPGMRHGFEWTVTRTDGASTIYLEVAAGVITLILLGRYLEARSKRRAGAALRALLELGAKDVAVLRDGREVRVPVNALGVGDRFVVRPGEKIATDGTVVEGSSAVDAAMLTGESVPVDVTVGDTVTGATVNAGGRLVVEATRVGADTQLARMARLVEDAQNGKAEVQRLADRVSAVFVPVVLLLAAGTFGVWLGVTGDSVAAFTAAVAVLIIACPCALGLATPTALMVGTGRGAQLGILIKGPEVLESTRRVDTVVLDKTGTVTTGRMTLQDVCAAEGTDRRELLRLAGALEDASEHPVARAIAAGARERLRTAHAPGAREDEGALPAVEHFENVPGRGVRGRVAGREVAVGRLAEATAALPEELARARAAAEAEGRTAVVVALDGTAAGVLAVADAVKDTSAEAVRRLRALGLTPVLLTGDNRAVAEAVARSVGIDEVIAEVLPEDKVAEVRRLQREGRTVAMVGDGVNDAAALATADLGLAMGTGTDAAIEAGDLTLVRGDLRAAADAIRLSRRTLATIKGNLVWAFGYNVAALPLAAAGLLNPMIAGAAMAFSSVFVVTNSLRLRSFS; encoded by the coding sequence ATGACCAGCACCACCGCCCCCGGGCCCGCCACGGGGACCCCGGCGCCGGACGACACCTCCCGCGCCGAGGTCGAGCTGCTCATCGGCGGGATGACCTGCGCCTCCTGCGCGGCCCGCGTCGAGAAGAAACTCAACCGCATGGAGGGCGTCACCGCCACGGTCAACTACGCGACCGAGAAGGCCAAGGTGGCGTACCCGACGGAGGTCGCCGTCGACGACCTGATCGCGACGGTGGTGAGGACCGGGTACACGGCACGGGAGAAGACCCCGCCGCCACCACCGGAACCGCGGCCCCGACAGGGGGATGCGCCGCAGGCAGCGCAGGCGGGCGGCGAGGCGCCGGGGTCGGGCGGCCCCGGCGCCGAGCTCGCTTCCCTCCGGCAGCGGCTCGTCATCTCGGCGCTGCTCGCCGCGCCGGTCGTGCTGTTCGCCATGGTCCCCGCGCTGCAGTTCGACAACTGGCAGTGGCTCTCACTCACGCTCGCCGCGCCCGTCGTCGTCTGGGGCGGGCTGCCGTTCCACCGGGCCGCGTACACCAACGTGCGGCACGGGGCGGCCACCATGGACACCCTCGTCTCGCTCGGCACGCTCGCCGCCTTCGGCTGGTCGCTGTGGGCACTGTTCCGGGGCGACGCCGGCATGCCCGGCATGCGGCACGGCTTCGAGTGGACGGTGACCCGCACGGACGGGGCGTCGACCATCTATCTGGAGGTCGCCGCCGGGGTGATCACCCTCATCCTGCTCGGCCGCTACCTGGAGGCCCGCTCCAAGCGGCGGGCGGGCGCCGCGCTGCGTGCCCTGCTCGAACTGGGCGCGAAGGACGTCGCCGTGCTGCGGGACGGCCGTGAAGTGCGGGTGCCGGTGAACGCGCTGGGCGTCGGCGACCGGTTCGTCGTACGGCCCGGCGAGAAGATCGCCACCGACGGGACCGTGGTGGAGGGCTCCTCCGCCGTCGACGCCGCCATGCTGACCGGCGAATCGGTGCCGGTGGACGTGACCGTGGGCGACACGGTCACCGGGGCCACCGTGAACGCCGGGGGCCGACTGGTCGTCGAGGCCACCCGGGTCGGGGCGGACACCCAACTCGCGCGGATGGCGCGGCTGGTGGAGGACGCGCAGAACGGGAAGGCCGAGGTGCAGCGGCTGGCCGACCGGGTCTCCGCGGTCTTCGTCCCCGTGGTGCTGCTGCTCGCGGCCGGCACGTTCGGCGTGTGGCTCGGCGTCACCGGCGACTCGGTGGCCGCGTTCACGGCGGCGGTCGCCGTGCTGATCATCGCCTGTCCGTGCGCGCTGGGGCTGGCCACGCCGACCGCGCTGATGGTCGGCACCGGCCGGGGCGCCCAGCTCGGCATCCTGATCAAGGGCCCCGAGGTACTGGAGTCCACCCGTCGTGTGGACACGGTGGTGCTGGACAAGACCGGCACCGTGACCACCGGTCGGATGACGCTCCAGGACGTCTGCGCGGCCGAGGGAACCGACCGGCGGGAGCTGCTGCGGCTCGCGGGCGCGCTGGAGGACGCATCGGAGCATCCGGTGGCGCGCGCGATCGCCGCAGGCGCCCGGGAACGCCTCCGCACGGCGCACGCCCCCGGCGCGCGGGAGGACGAGGGCGCCTTGCCCGCCGTCGAACACTTCGAGAACGTTCCCGGGCGCGGTGTGCGCGGGCGCGTGGCGGGGCGCGAGGTGGCGGTGGGCCGGCTCGCCGAGGCGACGGCCGCGCTCCCGGAGGAGTTGGCACGGGCACGCGCGGCGGCGGAGGCCGAGGGGCGTACGGCCGTGGTCGTCGCCCTCGACGGAACGGCGGCCGGCGTACTGGCGGTGGCCGACGCGGTCAAGGACACCAGCGCCGAGGCCGTACGGCGGCTGCGCGCGCTGGGGCTGACGCCGGTGCTGCTGACCGGGGACAACCGGGCGGTCGCCGAGGCGGTGGCGCGGAGCGTCGGCATCGACGAGGTGATCGCCGAGGTGCTGCCCGAGGACAAGGTCGCCGAGGTCCGGCGGCTGCAGCGCGAGGGCCGTACGGTCGCCATGGTCGGCGACGGCGTCAACGACGCGGCGGCCCTGGCCACCGCCGATCTGGGGCTGGCCATGGGCACCGGGACGGACGCCGCGATCGAGGCCGGTGACCTCACCCTCGTCCGGGGCGATCTGCGGGCGGCGGCGGACGCGATCCGGCTGTCCCGGCGGACGCTCGCCACGATCAAGGGGAACCTGGTCTGGGCGTTCGGTTACAACGTGGCCGCGCTGCCGCTGGCGGCGGCAGGGCTGCTGAACCCGATGATCGCGGGGGCCGCGATGGCCTTCTCGTCGGTGTTCGTGGTGACCAACAGCCTGCGGCTGCGGTCGTTCTCCTGA
- a CDS encoding ATP-dependent RecD-like DNA helicase: MPNQPPAAPGERRLATLEGVLERITYANEENGYTVARVDTGRGAGDLLTVVGALLGAQAGESLRMEGRWGSHPQYGKQFVVENYTTVLPATIQGIRRYLGSGLVKGIGPVFADRITQHFGIDTLTIIEEEPGRLIEVPGLGPKRTRKIADAWEEQKAIKEVMLFLQTVEVSTSIAVRIYKKYGDASISVVKNQPYRLAADVWGIGFLTADKIAQSVGIPHDSPERVKAGLQYALSQATDQGHCYLPEERLIADAVKLLQVDTGLVIECLAALAAEPENPEDDPGVVREKIPDPDGGDPVTAVYLVPFHRAELSLAGQTLRLLRAGEDRMPGFADVDWDKALGWLRGRTGVELAPEQEAAVRLALTQKVAVLTGGPGCGKSFTVRSIVELARAKKAKVVLAAPTGRAAKRLAELTGAEASTVHRLLELKPGGDAAYDRERPLDADLVVVDEASMLDLLLANKLVKAVPPGAHLLFVGDVDQLPSVGAGEVLRDLLAAGGPVPAVRLTRVFRQAQQSGVVTNAHRINAGQHPVTDGMKDFFLFVEDDTEEAGRLTVDVAARRIPAKFGLDPRRDVQVLAPMHRGPAGAGTLNGLLQQAVTPARPDVAEKRFGGRVFRVGDKVTQIRNNYDKGENGVFNGTVGVVTSLDLVEQRLTVLTDEDEEVPYDFDELDELAHAYAVTIHRSQGSEYPAVVIPVTTGAWMMLQRNLLYTAVTRAKRLVVLVGSRKAIGQAVRTVSAGRRCTALDFRLAGSAVHK; this comes from the coding sequence ATGCCCAACCAGCCCCCCGCGGCCCCCGGTGAGAGGCGGCTCGCCACCCTCGAAGGCGTCCTGGAGCGCATCACGTACGCCAACGAGGAGAACGGCTACACGGTCGCCCGCGTCGACACCGGCAGAGGCGCCGGCGATCTGCTGACCGTCGTCGGCGCGCTGCTCGGCGCGCAGGCGGGGGAGTCGCTGCGGATGGAGGGACGCTGGGGCTCGCACCCGCAGTACGGCAAGCAGTTCGTCGTCGAGAACTACACGACCGTCCTGCCCGCCACCATCCAGGGCATCCGGCGCTATCTGGGCTCCGGCCTGGTCAAGGGCATCGGGCCGGTCTTCGCCGACCGGATCACCCAGCACTTCGGCATCGACACCCTCACGATCATCGAGGAGGAGCCGGGGCGCCTCATCGAGGTGCCCGGCCTCGGCCCCAAGCGGACCAGGAAGATCGCCGACGCCTGGGAGGAGCAGAAGGCGATCAAGGAGGTCATGCTCTTCCTGCAGACCGTCGAGGTGTCCACCTCCATCGCCGTGCGCATCTACAAGAAGTACGGCGACGCGTCCATCTCCGTGGTGAAGAACCAGCCCTACCGGCTCGCCGCCGACGTGTGGGGCATCGGATTCCTGACCGCCGACAAGATCGCCCAGTCCGTCGGCATCCCGCACGACAGTCCGGAGCGGGTGAAGGCGGGGTTGCAGTACGCGCTGTCGCAGGCCACCGACCAGGGGCACTGCTACCTCCCCGAGGAGCGGCTGATCGCCGACGCGGTGAAGCTGCTCCAGGTGGACACCGGGCTCGTCATCGAGTGCCTGGCCGCGCTCGCCGCCGAGCCCGAGAACCCCGAGGACGACCCCGGCGTCGTCCGCGAGAAGATCCCCGACCCCGACGGCGGCGACCCCGTCACCGCCGTCTACCTGGTGCCGTTCCACCGCGCCGAACTGTCCCTGGCCGGGCAGACGTTGCGGCTGCTGCGCGCGGGGGAGGACCGGATGCCCGGCTTCGCGGACGTCGACTGGGACAAGGCGCTCGGCTGGCTGAGGGGGCGCACGGGGGTCGAACTCGCGCCCGAACAGGAGGCCGCCGTCAGGCTGGCGCTGACGCAGAAGGTCGCCGTGCTCACCGGCGGGCCCGGCTGCGGCAAGTCCTTCACCGTCCGCTCGATCGTGGAGCTGGCGCGCGCCAAGAAGGCCAAGGTGGTCCTCGCCGCGCCCACCGGGCGGGCCGCCAAACGGCTCGCCGAGCTGACCGGCGCCGAGGCGTCCACCGTGCACCGGCTCCTCGAACTCAAGCCCGGCGGCGACGCGGCCTACGACCGGGAGCGGCCGCTCGACGCCGACCTGGTCGTCGTCGACGAGGCGTCCATGCTGGACCTGCTGCTCGCGAACAAGCTGGTCAAGGCCGTGCCCCCGGGCGCGCACCTGCTCTTCGTCGGGGACGTCGACCAGCTCCCCAGCGTCGGCGCCGGGGAGGTGCTCCGGGATCTGCTGGCCGCCGGCGGACCGGTCCCCGCCGTGCGGCTGACCCGGGTCTTCCGGCAGGCCCAGCAGTCCGGCGTCGTGACCAACGCGCACCGGATCAACGCCGGGCAGCATCCCGTCACCGACGGCATGAAGGACTTCTTCCTCTTCGTCGAGGACGACACGGAGGAGGCGGGGCGGCTCACGGTCGACGTCGCCGCCCGCCGCATCCCGGCGAAGTTCGGGCTCGACCCACGGCGCGACGTTCAGGTGCTCGCGCCCATGCACCGGGGCCCGGCCGGCGCCGGCACGCTCAACGGGCTGCTCCAGCAGGCCGTCACCCCGGCCAGACCCGACGTGGCCGAGAAGCGGTTCGGCGGCCGGGTGTTCCGCGTCGGCGACAAGGTCACCCAGATCCGCAACAACTACGACAAGGGCGAGAACGGCGTCTTCAACGGCACCGTCGGCGTCGTCACCTCCCTCGACCTCGTCGAGCAGCGCCTGACGGTGCTCACCGACGAGGACGAGGAGGTTCCCTACGACTTCGACGAGCTGGACGAACTGGCACACGCCTACGCCGTCACCATCCACCGCTCCCAGGGCAGCGAGTACCCGGCGGTCGTCATCCCGGTGACCACCGGCGCCTGGATGATGCTCCAGCGCAATCTGCTCTACACGGCGGTCACCCGGGCCAAGCGGCTGGTCGTCCTCGTCGGCTCCCGCAAGGCGATCGGCCAAGCGGTGCGCACCGTCTCGGCGGGCCGCCGGTGCACCGCACTGGATTTCCGCCTCGCCGGCTCCGCCGTCCACAAATGA
- a CDS encoding ABC transporter permease gives MSSLAGPASPGRPSPPPEVADGYRAGRTLPLRVELIRQLKRRRTLVMGAVLALLPFVLLIAFAVGDPGSQGDRVTLMDTATASGANFAAVNLFVSAGFLLVVPVALFCGDTVASEASWSSLRYLLAAPVPRARLLWSKLTVALALSLAAMVLLPLVALAVGSVAYGWGPLHIPTGGTLATGTAAQRLVIAVAYIFASQLVTAGLAFWLSTKTDAPLGAVGGAVGLTIVGNVLDAVTALGHWRDFLPAHWQFAWIDAVQPRPEWSGMAQGTAVSVAYALVLFAAAFRGFTRKDIVS, from the coding sequence ATGAGCAGCCTCGCCGGTCCCGCTTCGCCCGGCCGCCCGTCGCCGCCCCCCGAGGTCGCCGACGGGTACCGGGCCGGGCGCACCCTGCCGCTGCGGGTCGAGCTGATCCGCCAGCTCAAGCGGCGCCGCACGCTCGTCATGGGCGCGGTGCTCGCGCTGTTGCCCTTCGTGCTGCTGATCGCGTTCGCCGTGGGCGACCCCGGCTCGCAGGGCGACCGCGTCACCCTGATGGACACGGCGACGGCGTCCGGCGCCAACTTCGCCGCGGTCAACCTGTTCGTCTCCGCCGGGTTCCTGCTGGTGGTGCCGGTCGCCCTGTTCTGCGGGGACACGGTCGCCTCCGAGGCGAGCTGGTCCTCGCTGCGGTACCTGCTGGCGGCGCCCGTGCCGCGGGCCCGGCTGCTGTGGTCCAAGCTCACCGTCGCACTGGCGCTGAGCCTGGCCGCGATGGTGCTGCTGCCACTGGTCGCGCTGGCCGTCGGCTCGGTCGCCTACGGCTGGGGACCGCTGCACATCCCCACCGGCGGCACCCTGGCCACCGGCACCGCGGCCCAGCGGCTGGTCATCGCGGTGGCGTACATATTCGCCTCCCAACTGGTCACCGCCGGGCTCGCGTTCTGGCTGTCCACCAAGACCGACGCACCCCTGGGCGCGGTCGGCGGCGCCGTGGGCCTGACGATCGTGGGCAATGTGCTCGACGCGGTCACCGCGCTCGGCCACTGGCGCGACTTCCTGCCCGCGCACTGGCAGTTCGCCTGGATCGACGCCGTCCAGCCGCGGCCCGAGTGGTCCGGGATGGCGCAGGGCACCGCCGTGTCGGTCGCCTACGCGCTCGTCCTGTTCGCGGCGGCGTTCCGCGGCTTCACACGGAAGGACATCGTGTCGTAG